A genomic region of Salvelinus namaycush isolate Seneca chromosome 7, SaNama_1.0, whole genome shotgun sequence contains the following coding sequences:
- the LOC120050389 gene encoding syntenin-1 isoform X2: MSLYPSLEDMKARSTYSASPSKTPALLAVQDAPNPNPVEEETRLYPKLYPELSEFMGLNLSEDALRQALSMVPAEDYSGAVAPRTSALSYMSAPITGNDCGIRRAEIRQGIREVILCKDSDGKIGLRLKSVDNGVFVQLVQANTAAALGGLRFGDQVLQINGENCAGWSTDKAHKVLKNASAERIAFVVRDRPFERTITLHKDINGQLGFIFKKGKITFIVKDSSAARNGLLTDHHICEVNGQNVIGLKDPQITDILNSAGGVITVTVTPTIIFEHMTKKMSSSIVKSLMDHSIPEV, translated from the exons ATGTCGCTGTATCCATCATTGGAGGACATGAAG GCTCGAAGTACTTACTCCGCCAGTCCAAGCAAGACACCTGCTCTACTTGCTGTACAGGATGCTCCAAATCCAAATCCTGTGGAGGAAGAAACGA GACTCTACCCCAAACTGTACCCTGAGCTCTCAGAGTTCATGGGGCTGAACCTCAGTGAGGATGCACTTCGCCAGGCGCTGTCCATGGTACCAGCAGAAGACTACTCTGGG GCAGTGGCTCCCAGGACTTCCGCGCTGAGCTACATGAGCGCTCCGATCACAGGGAATGACTGTGGCATCCGCAGGGCTGAGATAAGGCAAGGCATCAGGGAGGTCATCCTCTGCAAGGACAGCGACGGCAAGATCGGACTGCGCCTCAAATCTGTGGACAAT GGTGTGTTTGTTCAGCTGGTACAGGCGAACACTGCCGCGGCATTGGGCGGCCTGCGCTTTGGAGATCAGGTGCTGCAGATAAACGGGGAGAACTGCGCTGGGTGGAGCACGGACAAGGCCCACAAGGTGCTGAAGAACGCCAGCGCCGAGAGGATAGCCTTTGTGGTACGGGACAG GCCATTTGAGCGCACCATCACCCTGCACAAAGACATCAACGGCCAATTGGGTTTCATCTTTAAGAAGGGGAAGATCACCTTTATCGTGAAGGACAGTTCTGCTGCCCGCAACGGCCTCCTGACTGATCACCACATTTGTGAAGTCAATGGGCAGAATGTCATTGGACTTAAG GATCCCCAGATTACAGACATCTTGAACTCCGCTGGTGGAGTGATAACTGTCACTGTGACACCCACCATCATCTTTGAGCACATGACGAAAAA GATGTCTTCCAGCATTGTGAAGAGCCTAATGGATCACTCTATCCCGGAGGTGTGA
- the LOC120050389 gene encoding syntenin-1 isoform X1: protein MYNGQSIYRIIKTHISRLFSRTSSRLPETTMSLYPSLEDMKVDQFIQARSTYSASPSKTPALLAVQDAPNPNPVEEETRLYPKLYPELSEFMGLNLSEDALRQALSMVPAEDYSGAVAPRTSALSYMSAPITGNDCGIRRAEIRQGIREVILCKDSDGKIGLRLKSVDNGVFVQLVQANTAAALGGLRFGDQVLQINGENCAGWSTDKAHKVLKNASAERIAFVVRDRPFERTITLHKDINGQLGFIFKKGKITFIVKDSSAARNGLLTDHHICEVNGQNVIGLKDPQITDILNSAGGVITVTVTPTIIFEHMTKKMSSSIVKSLMDHSIPEV, encoded by the exons ATGTATAACGGACAGTCAATATATCGCATAATAAAAACACATATAAGTAGGCTATTCTCTCGGACTTCCTCGCGCTTGCCAG AAACCACCATGTCGCTGTATCCATCATTGGAGGACATGAAGGTGGATCAATTTATACAG GCTCGAAGTACTTACTCCGCCAGTCCAAGCAAGACACCTGCTCTACTTGCTGTACAGGATGCTCCAAATCCAAATCCTGTGGAGGAAGAAACGA GACTCTACCCCAAACTGTACCCTGAGCTCTCAGAGTTCATGGGGCTGAACCTCAGTGAGGATGCACTTCGCCAGGCGCTGTCCATGGTACCAGCAGAAGACTACTCTGGG GCAGTGGCTCCCAGGACTTCCGCGCTGAGCTACATGAGCGCTCCGATCACAGGGAATGACTGTGGCATCCGCAGGGCTGAGATAAGGCAAGGCATCAGGGAGGTCATCCTCTGCAAGGACAGCGACGGCAAGATCGGACTGCGCCTCAAATCTGTGGACAAT GGTGTGTTTGTTCAGCTGGTACAGGCGAACACTGCCGCGGCATTGGGCGGCCTGCGCTTTGGAGATCAGGTGCTGCAGATAAACGGGGAGAACTGCGCTGGGTGGAGCACGGACAAGGCCCACAAGGTGCTGAAGAACGCCAGCGCCGAGAGGATAGCCTTTGTGGTACGGGACAG GCCATTTGAGCGCACCATCACCCTGCACAAAGACATCAACGGCCAATTGGGTTTCATCTTTAAGAAGGGGAAGATCACCTTTATCGTGAAGGACAGTTCTGCTGCCCGCAACGGCCTCCTGACTGATCACCACATTTGTGAAGTCAATGGGCAGAATGTCATTGGACTTAAG GATCCCCAGATTACAGACATCTTGAACTCCGCTGGTGGAGTGATAACTGTCACTGTGACACCCACCATCATCTTTGAGCACATGACGAAAAA GATGTCTTCCAGCATTGTGAAGAGCCTAATGGATCACTCTATCCCGGAGGTGTGA
- the nsmaf gene encoding protein FAN isoform X1 — MAFIKRKERSKERFSLLLLDLEEYYFEQHTVYHVTTSSAKKRKIRGSLKVCSKSIIFEPEDHVEPILKIPLRDCKKIEAVEEKDQNPFNESKPAGLTILCKQVYLIKENNVVAPYRVERGDSTFLFHLEVFSKTEDVVQTLLQLHRASCLDKLGDQTAMIAANLQSRLARTSFDKNSFQNVSEIPHMECEAEMVTPLVTNPGHVCITDQSLYFQPLNGYPEQVVRIELHRVKQIYKRRHGLRPLGLEVFCTENDFCSDIYLKFYKTSDRNDLYYYIATFLENHMVEHTAESYMLQWQRGHLSNYQYLLHLNNLADRSGNDLSQYPVFPWIIADYNSTELDMMNPATFRDLSKPVGALNKERLERLLSRYRDMPDPCFMYGSHYSSPGYVLFYLVRVAPEHMLCLQNGRYDNADRMFNSIGETWKNCLEGATDFKELIPDFYGNDPSFLLNCLSLDLGKKQGGSSVQDVVLPPWAADASDFLQKSQKALESQYVSEHLHEWIDLVFGFKQKGSEAVAAHNVFHPLTYEGGIDCDSIEDPNEKIAMLIQILEFGQTPTQLFTTPHPQRITPRFQSISRTPSVNTPLNELSPASTSEDSSFEDLTEETRRLAWNNIAKLKLMSTHKIHKEAVTGIAVTRTASSVFTTSQDSTLKMFSRESNGLQRSMSFSNMALSSCLMLPEDKAVVCSSWDNNVYFYSIPFGRRQDTLMGHDDAISKMCWKDNQLYTASWDSTVKVWQCDSVDIANNKRCQFELLAEFEHEAGVNTINLNPAGTLLVSGTKDGTATIWDTSSSVQLHQVHCHSGKIHDMAFSPDSRHILSVGEDSCLKVIDVQTGMMISSVQADEEQRCFCWDGNTVLSGGQSGHLQVLDLLSNKVTTRIPGHSGAVTAMWMNEQCSTVITGGEDKQIIFWKLDC; from the exons ATGGCTTTTATAAAGAGGAAAGAACGATCGAAAGAAAG GTTTTCTCTCTTGTTGCTGGACCTGGAAGAGTATTACTTTGAACAGCACACAGTGTATCATGTGACAACCAGTTCAGCCAAAAAAAG AAAGATCAGAGGGTCACTCAAAGTATGCTCCAAATCCATCATATTTGAACCTGAGGACCATGTGGAGCCCATTTTAAAG ATTCCTCTCAGAGATTGCAAAAAGATTGAAGCGGTTGAAGAAAAGGACCAGAATCCTTTTAATGA gAGCAAACCAGCTGGCCTCACCATTTTATGCAAACAG GTTTACCTTATCAAAGAGAACAATGTGGTTGCACCTTACAGAGTTGAAAGG GGAGACAGTACCTTTCTCTTCCATCTGGAAGTTTTCAGTAAAACGGAGGATGTTGTCCAAACATTACTTCAG CTGCATAGGGCCTCTTGTCTGGACAAGCTTGGAGACCAGACTGCAATG ATTGCTGCTAATTTACAATCCAGATTGGCAAGAACTTCATTTGACAAGAACAG CTTTCAGAATGTTTCAGAAATACCACACATGGAATGCGAGGCGGAGATGGTCACTCCATTGGTTACAAACCCTGGTCACGTGTGTATAACTGACCAAAGCCTCTACTTCCAACCACTCAATGGCTATCCT GAACAGGTAGTCCGGATCGAGCTCCATCGAGTGAAACAAATCTATAAGAGAAGGCATGGACTCAGGCCATTG GGGCTGGAGGTATTCTGTACTGAAAATGACTTCTGCTCTGACATCTATCTGAAGTTTTACAAGACCAGTGACAGAAATGACCTCTACTACTACATCGCCACGTTTCTGG AGAACCACATGGTGGAACACACAGCGGAGAGTTACATGCTGCAGTGGCAGCGGGGTCACCTCAGTAACTACCAGTACCTTCTGCACCTCAACAACCTGGCTGACCGCAGCGGCAACGATCTGTCTCAGTACCCCGTTTTCCCCTGGATCATCGCTGACTACAACAGCACAGAGCTTG ATATGATGAACCCCGCAACTTTCCGTGACCTGAGCAAGCCTGTGGGAGCGCTGAATaaagagagactagagagattGTTG TCCCGGTACAGAGACATGCCTGATCCTTGTTTCATGTACGGCAGTCATTACTCCTCTCCAGGCTATGTGCTTTTCTACTTAGTCAGAGTAG CCCCAGAACACATGCTGTGTCTTCAAAATGGCCGCTATGACAATGCAGACCGCATGTTCAATAG CATTGGAGAAACGTGGAAAAATTGCTTAGAGGGTGCAACTGACTTCAAAGAG TTGATCCCAGACTTCTATGGGAATGACCCCAGCTTTCTGCTAAACTGCCTTAGTCTGGATTTGGGAAAGAAGCAAGGTGGAAGCTCGGTTCAAGATGTAGTTCTTCCGCCATGGGCTGCAG ATGCCAGTGATTTTCTTCAGAAGAGTCAGAAAGCGCTGGAGAGTCAGTACGTGTCAGAACACCTGCACGAGTGGATCGACCTGGTGTTTGGCTTCAAGCAAAAAGGAAGTGAAGCCGTGGCAGCCCACAATG TGTTCCATCCGTTGACATATGAGGGTGGCATTGACTGTGATAG TATAGAGGACCCCAATGAGAAGATTGCTATGTTGATTCAGATCCTGGAGTTTGGGCAAACCCCGACGCAACTGTTCACCACCCCACACCCGCAGAGGATAACACCCAGATTCCAGAGCATATCGCGAACACCCAGTGTAAACACACCCCTCAACGAGCTTTCTCCAG CATCCACCAGTGAGGACTCCTCTTTTGAAGACCTAACCGAAGAGACTAGGAGACTGGCTTGGAACAACATAGCTAAACTCAAGTTGATGTCCACCCACAAAATCCATAAAGA GGCTGTGACAGGCATCGCAGTGACTCGGACCGCGTCGTCTGTCTTCACAACATCACAAG ACTCGACACTGAAGATGTTCTCCAGAGAGTCTAATGGATTGCAGAGAAGCATGTCCTTCTCCAACATG GCATTATCGTCGTGCTTGATGCTACCAGAGGATAAGGCCGTAGTCTGCTCCTCGTGGGACAATAATGT GTATTTCTACTCGATACCATTTGGCAGGCGTCAGGACACGTTGATGGGCCATGATGATGCCATCAGTAAGATGTGCTGGAAGGACAACCAGCTTTACACTGCATCCTGGGACTCTACAGTCAAG GTTTGGCAATGTGACTCTGTCGATATCGCGAATAATAAGAGATGCCAATTCGAGTTGCTGGCAGAGTTTGAACACGAAGCGGGG GTGAACACTATTAACCTAAACCCAGCGGGTACTTTGTTGGTGTCAGGGACTAAGGATGGAACCGCCACCATTTGGGATACCAGTAGCTCAGTACAACTCCATCAAGTCCACTGTCATTCAGGAAAGATCCACGATATGGCCTTTAGTCCTG aCAGCAGACACATCTTGAGTGTAGGAGAGGACTCGTGTCTGAAGGTAATCGACGTCCAGACAGGCATGATGATCTCATCTGTGCAAGCTGATGAGGAGCAGCG GTGTTTCTGCTGGGACGGGAACACGGTCCTGTCGGGCGGTCAGTCCGGACACCTCCAGGTCCTGGACCTGCTAAGCAACAAAGTGACCACCAGGATCCCTGGACATTCAG GTGCAGTCACAGCGATGTGGATGAACGAGCAGTGTAGCACGGTGATCACAGGTGGCGAAGACAAGCAGATCATCTTCTGGAAACTTGACTGTTGA
- the LOC120050388 gene encoding protein FAM110B-like has product MPTEMLQSEGVGKDVTLPAATAGSAQPGAVPLRILNKGPEYFRRQAAEQHQPHRMSAVERLEADKAKYVKSQEVINAKQEPVTSALLLPSPPGPPGGPAYGPKRAGSSPALKASNKNNGKSDVCQAKRANLNLEILRNLLNSSESCMAGQGNGARSWAPQRSRSSELHRRSFAESLRVFPTQGANLNLSASLLQERPVEGLLHLSLSSSDLRLPLRVKPGISGGSGPPPPPKPHASVPRRPSLNRSKSDLSERYARAGADVERFFNYCGLDPGELEGLGVVESFARANSDLLSLNFRSASMISSDCERSLHSNDNLTDDADSAERVPYGISAVERNARVIKWLYSIKHARESQKVSHV; this is encoded by the coding sequence ATGCCCACGGAGATGCTTCAGTCAGAAGGCGTGGGCAAGGATGTCACCCTACCTGCTGCCACAGCCGGCTCGGCTCAACCCGGCGCGGTGCCATTGCGGATCCTCaacaaggggcctgaatacttccgCAGGCAGGCCGCAGAACAGCACCAACCCCATCGTATGAGCGCCGTGGAGAGGCTGGAGGCGGACAAGGCCAAGTACGTGAAGAGCCAAGAGGTGATCAACGCCAAGCAGGAGCCTGTGACGTCTGCTCTTCTCCTGCCCAGCCCTCCTGGACCCCCTGGTGGCCCTGCATATGGTCCCAAGAGAGCTGGCAGCAGCCCTGCCCTCAAAGCCTCCAACAAAAACAACGGTAAATCTGATGTGTGCCAAGCCAAGCGTGCCAACCTCAATTTAGAGATCCTGCGGAATCTTCTCAACAGTTCAGAGAGTTGCATGGCGGGCCAGGGGAATGGAGCGAGGAGCTGGGCCCCACAGCGCTCCCGGTCCAGCGAGCTTCACCGCCGCTCCTTTGCTGAGTCGCTGCGGGTGTTCCCCACGCAGGGTGCCAACCTCAACCTGAGCGCCAGCCTCCTGCAGGAGCGGCCTGTCGAGGGCCTGCTGCACCTCTCACTCAGCTCCTCAGACTTGCGCTTGCCCCTCCGTGTGAAGCCCGGCATTAGCGGTGGCTCCGGCCCGCCCCCGCCACCCAAGCCCCATGCCTCTGTTCCCCGGAGACCATCCCTGAACCGGTCCAAATCTGACCTGAGTGAGCGCTATGCCCGAGCAGGCGCTGACGTGGAGCGCTTCTTTAACTACTGTGGGCTGGACCCCGGGGAGCTGGAGGGCCTCGGTGTGGTGGAGAGCTTTGCCCGGGCCAACTCCGACCTCCTCTCCCTCAACTTCCGCAGCGCCAGCATGATCAGCTCCGACTGCGAGCGATCGCTACATAGCAACGACAACCTGACAGACGACGCGGACTCGGCTGAGCGCGTTCCCTACGGAATATCTGCCGTCGAGCGCAATGCACGCGTTATCAAATGGCTGTATAGCATCAAACATGCACGAGAGTCTCAGAAAGTCTCCCATGTTTGA
- the LOC120050389 gene encoding syntenin-1 isoform X3 codes for MSLYPSLEDMKVDQFIQARSTYSASPSKTPALLAVQDAPNPNPVEEETRLYPKLYPELSEFMGLNLSEDALRQALSMVPAEDYSGLVQANTAAALGGLRFGDQVLQINGENCAGWSTDKAHKVLKNASAERIAFVVRDRPFERTITLHKDINGQLGFIFKKGKITFIVKDSSAARNGLLTDHHICEVNGQNVIGLKDPQITDILNSAGGVITVTVTPTIIFEHMTKKMSSSIVKSLMDHSIPEV; via the exons ATGTCGCTGTATCCATCATTGGAGGACATGAAGGTGGATCAATTTATACAG GCTCGAAGTACTTACTCCGCCAGTCCAAGCAAGACACCTGCTCTACTTGCTGTACAGGATGCTCCAAATCCAAATCCTGTGGAGGAAGAAACGA GACTCTACCCCAAACTGTACCCTGAGCTCTCAGAGTTCATGGGGCTGAACCTCAGTGAGGATGCACTTCGCCAGGCGCTGTCCATGGTACCAGCAGAAGACTACTCTGGG CTGGTACAGGCGAACACTGCCGCGGCATTGGGCGGCCTGCGCTTTGGAGATCAGGTGCTGCAGATAAACGGGGAGAACTGCGCTGGGTGGAGCACGGACAAGGCCCACAAGGTGCTGAAGAACGCCAGCGCCGAGAGGATAGCCTTTGTGGTACGGGACAG GCCATTTGAGCGCACCATCACCCTGCACAAAGACATCAACGGCCAATTGGGTTTCATCTTTAAGAAGGGGAAGATCACCTTTATCGTGAAGGACAGTTCTGCTGCCCGCAACGGCCTCCTGACTGATCACCACATTTGTGAAGTCAATGGGCAGAATGTCATTGGACTTAAG GATCCCCAGATTACAGACATCTTGAACTCCGCTGGTGGAGTGATAACTGTCACTGTGACACCCACCATCATCTTTGAGCACATGACGAAAAA GATGTCTTCCAGCATTGTGAAGAGCCTAATGGATCACTCTATCCCGGAGGTGTGA
- the nsmaf gene encoding protein FAN isoform X2, whose amino-acid sequence MAFIKRKERSKERFSLLLLDLEEYYFEQHTVYHVTTSSAKKRKIRGSLKVCSKSIIFEPEDHVEPILKIPLRDCKKIEAVEEKDQNPFNESKPAGLTILCKQVYLIKENNVVAPYRVERGDSTFLFHLEVFSKTEDVVQTLLQLHRASCLDKLGDQTAMIAANLQSRLARTSFDKNSFQNVSEIPHMECEAEMVTPLVTNPGHVCITDQSLYFQPLNGYPEQVVRIELHRVKQIYKRRHGLRPLGLEVFCTENDFCSDIYLKFYKTSDRNDLYYYIATFLENHMVEHTAESYMLQWQRGHLSNYQYLLHLNNLADRSGNDLSQYPVFPWIIADYNSTELDMMNPATFRDLSKPVGALNKERLERLLSRYRDMPDPCFMYGSHYSSPGYVLFYLVRVAPEHMLCLQNGRYDNADRMFNSIGETWKNCLEGATDFKELIPDFYGNDPSFLLNCLSLDLGKKQGGSSVQDVVLPPWAADASDFLQKSQKALESQYVSEHLHEWIDLVFGFKQKGSEAVAAHNVFHPLTYEGGIDCDSIEDPNEKIAMLIQILEFGQTPTQLFTTPHPQRITPRFQSISRTPSVNTPLNELSPASTSEDSSFEDLTEETRRLAWNNIAKLKLMSTHKIHKEAVTGIAVTRTASSVFTTSQDSTLKMFSRESNGLQRSMSFSNMALSSCLMLPEDKAVVCSSWDNNVYFYSIPFGRRQDTLMGHDDAISKMCWKDNQLYTASWDSTVKVNTINLNPAGTLLVSGTKDGTATIWDTSSSVQLHQVHCHSGKIHDMAFSPDSRHILSVGEDSCLKVIDVQTGMMISSVQADEEQRCFCWDGNTVLSGGQSGHLQVLDLLSNKVTTRIPGHSGAVTAMWMNEQCSTVITGGEDKQIIFWKLDC is encoded by the exons ATGGCTTTTATAAAGAGGAAAGAACGATCGAAAGAAAG GTTTTCTCTCTTGTTGCTGGACCTGGAAGAGTATTACTTTGAACAGCACACAGTGTATCATGTGACAACCAGTTCAGCCAAAAAAAG AAAGATCAGAGGGTCACTCAAAGTATGCTCCAAATCCATCATATTTGAACCTGAGGACCATGTGGAGCCCATTTTAAAG ATTCCTCTCAGAGATTGCAAAAAGATTGAAGCGGTTGAAGAAAAGGACCAGAATCCTTTTAATGA gAGCAAACCAGCTGGCCTCACCATTTTATGCAAACAG GTTTACCTTATCAAAGAGAACAATGTGGTTGCACCTTACAGAGTTGAAAGG GGAGACAGTACCTTTCTCTTCCATCTGGAAGTTTTCAGTAAAACGGAGGATGTTGTCCAAACATTACTTCAG CTGCATAGGGCCTCTTGTCTGGACAAGCTTGGAGACCAGACTGCAATG ATTGCTGCTAATTTACAATCCAGATTGGCAAGAACTTCATTTGACAAGAACAG CTTTCAGAATGTTTCAGAAATACCACACATGGAATGCGAGGCGGAGATGGTCACTCCATTGGTTACAAACCCTGGTCACGTGTGTATAACTGACCAAAGCCTCTACTTCCAACCACTCAATGGCTATCCT GAACAGGTAGTCCGGATCGAGCTCCATCGAGTGAAACAAATCTATAAGAGAAGGCATGGACTCAGGCCATTG GGGCTGGAGGTATTCTGTACTGAAAATGACTTCTGCTCTGACATCTATCTGAAGTTTTACAAGACCAGTGACAGAAATGACCTCTACTACTACATCGCCACGTTTCTGG AGAACCACATGGTGGAACACACAGCGGAGAGTTACATGCTGCAGTGGCAGCGGGGTCACCTCAGTAACTACCAGTACCTTCTGCACCTCAACAACCTGGCTGACCGCAGCGGCAACGATCTGTCTCAGTACCCCGTTTTCCCCTGGATCATCGCTGACTACAACAGCACAGAGCTTG ATATGATGAACCCCGCAACTTTCCGTGACCTGAGCAAGCCTGTGGGAGCGCTGAATaaagagagactagagagattGTTG TCCCGGTACAGAGACATGCCTGATCCTTGTTTCATGTACGGCAGTCATTACTCCTCTCCAGGCTATGTGCTTTTCTACTTAGTCAGAGTAG CCCCAGAACACATGCTGTGTCTTCAAAATGGCCGCTATGACAATGCAGACCGCATGTTCAATAG CATTGGAGAAACGTGGAAAAATTGCTTAGAGGGTGCAACTGACTTCAAAGAG TTGATCCCAGACTTCTATGGGAATGACCCCAGCTTTCTGCTAAACTGCCTTAGTCTGGATTTGGGAAAGAAGCAAGGTGGAAGCTCGGTTCAAGATGTAGTTCTTCCGCCATGGGCTGCAG ATGCCAGTGATTTTCTTCAGAAGAGTCAGAAAGCGCTGGAGAGTCAGTACGTGTCAGAACACCTGCACGAGTGGATCGACCTGGTGTTTGGCTTCAAGCAAAAAGGAAGTGAAGCCGTGGCAGCCCACAATG TGTTCCATCCGTTGACATATGAGGGTGGCATTGACTGTGATAG TATAGAGGACCCCAATGAGAAGATTGCTATGTTGATTCAGATCCTGGAGTTTGGGCAAACCCCGACGCAACTGTTCACCACCCCACACCCGCAGAGGATAACACCCAGATTCCAGAGCATATCGCGAACACCCAGTGTAAACACACCCCTCAACGAGCTTTCTCCAG CATCCACCAGTGAGGACTCCTCTTTTGAAGACCTAACCGAAGAGACTAGGAGACTGGCTTGGAACAACATAGCTAAACTCAAGTTGATGTCCACCCACAAAATCCATAAAGA GGCTGTGACAGGCATCGCAGTGACTCGGACCGCGTCGTCTGTCTTCACAACATCACAAG ACTCGACACTGAAGATGTTCTCCAGAGAGTCTAATGGATTGCAGAGAAGCATGTCCTTCTCCAACATG GCATTATCGTCGTGCTTGATGCTACCAGAGGATAAGGCCGTAGTCTGCTCCTCGTGGGACAATAATGT GTATTTCTACTCGATACCATTTGGCAGGCGTCAGGACACGTTGATGGGCCATGATGATGCCATCAGTAAGATGTGCTGGAAGGACAACCAGCTTTACACTGCATCCTGGGACTCTACAGTCAAG GTGAACACTATTAACCTAAACCCAGCGGGTACTTTGTTGGTGTCAGGGACTAAGGATGGAACCGCCACCATTTGGGATACCAGTAGCTCAGTACAACTCCATCAAGTCCACTGTCATTCAGGAAAGATCCACGATATGGCCTTTAGTCCTG aCAGCAGACACATCTTGAGTGTAGGAGAGGACTCGTGTCTGAAGGTAATCGACGTCCAGACAGGCATGATGATCTCATCTGTGCAAGCTGATGAGGAGCAGCG GTGTTTCTGCTGGGACGGGAACACGGTCCTGTCGGGCGGTCAGTCCGGACACCTCCAGGTCCTGGACCTGCTAAGCAACAAAGTGACCACCAGGATCCCTGGACATTCAG GTGCAGTCACAGCGATGTGGATGAACGAGCAGTGTAGCACGGTGATCACAGGTGGCGAAGACAAGCAGATCATCTTCTGGAAACTTGACTGTTGA